Proteins encoded in a region of the Planococcus citri chromosome 1, ihPlaCitr1.1, whole genome shotgun sequence genome:
- the LOC135845332 gene encoding speckle-type POZ protein-like — protein MPGENIFSKIFGCIIPCREETGYTELETSSDTGTQIHTVKIMWTIDNFDFHVMKKNTLKSNKTSATTDEECAWYLAFEPSDRALNRVDNLSSYFCIYFTGGKALAKSDVSILNGQQKPIMRKTFEMRELYNTLKFHISIPKELIITPENKLSLTICCSLSYSKIGKFDNDRCNTIAEPSTRQLCIPDSDHAEKIASLYDEGTFADVTLSTKIKNYSAHKAILAAHSPVFASMFEASAKKGKVTSVNISGIDEQVLGEILRYIYTGECENLDDLAHDLLIAADRYGLDRLKMICADVLYKQMSVQNATDLLVLADKRGLNELKSEAIKFIAAKYIEISNEETWQNAIKKKPHLVHDVNQELYRHSSARNLNNVKTSC, from the exons ATGCCtggtgaaaacattttttccaaaatttttggatgCATCATTCCGTGTAGAGAA GAAACCGGTTACACGGAACTTGAAACAAGTAGTGATACAGGAACACAAATCCATACGGTTAAAATCATGTGGACCATCGACAATTTCGATTTTCACGTCATGAAAAAGAATACCCTAAAATCGAACAAAACTTCTGCAACCACAGACGAAGAATGCGCGTGGTATTTGGCTTTCGAACCTTCGGATCGAGCTTTGAATCGTGTCGACAACCTGTCCTCATATTTTTGTATATATTTCACCGGGGGTAAAGCTCTGGCAAAAAGTGATGTTTCCATTTTGAATGGCCAACAGAAACCAATCATGCGGAAAACGTTCGAAATGCGCGAATTATACAACACGTTAAAATTCCACATCTCCATCCCAAAGGAGCTTATTATTACTCCCGAAAATAAATTAAGTCTAACGATTTGCTGTAGTTTAAGCtactcaaaaattggaaaatttgataacGATCGATGCAATACTATTGCAGAACCTTCAACACGTCAACTTTGTATTCCCGATAGCGACCATGCGGAGAAGATTGCATCACTGTATGACGAAGGCACATTCGCCGATGTCACACTTTCCACCAAAATAAAGAATTATAGTGCCCATAAAGCCATATTAGCCGCACACAGTCCGGTTTTCGCTTCGATGTTTGAAGCTAGTGCGAAAAAAGGAAAAGTCACCAGTGTGAATATTTCTGGAATAGATGAACAAGTGCTCGGCGAGATTCTACGATATATTTATACCGGTGAATGTGAAAATCTAGACGATCTAGCCCATGATCTATTAATAGCGGCTGATAGATATGGCCTAGATCGTTTGAAGATGATTTGCGCCGATGTTCTATACAAGCAAATGTCCGTTCAAAATGCTACCGATTTATTGGTATTAGCCGATAAACGAGGATTAAATGAACTGAAATCCGAAGCGATTAAATTTATCGCCGCTAAATATATCGAAATATCGAATGAGGAAACGTGGCAAAATGCTATTAAGAAGAAACCCCATCTTGTTCATGACGTCAACCAAGAGTTATATCGACATTCATCAGCTAGAAATTTGAACAACGTCAAAACAtcatgttga